A region of Allocoleopsis franciscana PCC 7113 DNA encodes the following proteins:
- a CDS encoding isoaspartyl peptidase/L-asparaginase yields MQPKLIIHGGAGSSLKGKAGADVVRKSLYKVIEEVYSLLLTGADATEAVVLGCQLLEDDPRFNAGTGSVLQSDGQIRMSASLMQGSVQRFSGVINVSRVQNPINLAEFLQSSPDRVLSDYGSGELMRELNTPTYNPLTDLRLQEWMLERQGNFEKEMAGVVAEKELVTASEDGRGTIGVVVLDSQGRLAVGTSTGGKGFERIGRVSDSAMPAGNYASRHAAVSCTGIGEDIIDECLAARIVVRVTDGLSLVEAMQRSFTEAKEHGRDFAAISLDATGAIAWGKTSQVLLAAYHDGNQIGDTLEWQNEELIGFVS; encoded by the coding sequence ATGCAACCTAAACTTATTATTCACGGCGGTGCTGGTAGTTCTCTTAAAGGCAAAGCGGGAGCTGATGTTGTCCGCAAGTCGCTCTATAAAGTTATTGAAGAGGTTTACTCTTTATTGTTAACGGGTGCTGATGCCACAGAGGCGGTGGTACTCGGCTGCCAATTGCTGGAGGATGACCCTCGCTTTAATGCAGGAACGGGTTCAGTGCTGCAATCGGATGGGCAAATCCGCATGAGTGCGTCGTTGATGCAGGGGAGTGTCCAGCGATTTAGTGGGGTGATTAATGTCTCACGAGTCCAAAATCCCATTAACCTGGCAGAATTCTTGCAAAGCTCCCCCGATCGCGTACTCTCGGATTATGGGTCAGGTGAATTGATGCGAGAACTCAATACTCCTACTTATAATCCCCTAACTGATCTCCGATTGCAGGAGTGGATGCTAGAACGGCAGGGCAATTTTGAGAAGGAGATGGCAGGAGTTGTTGCCGAAAAAGAACTGGTGACAGCTTCGGAAGATGGACGCGGCACCATTGGGGTTGTAGTTTTAGATAGTCAGGGGCGTCTGGCGGTGGGGACATCGACGGGTGGCAAAGGCTTTGAACGGATTGGTCGCGTCAGTGATTCGGCAATGCCTGCGGGCAATTACGCCTCCCGCCATGCCGCAGTAAGCTGTACAGGGATTGGGGAAGACATCATTGATGAGTGTTTGGCAGCGAGGATTGTAGTGCGCGTCACCGATGGGTTATCCCTGGTTGAGGCGATGCAGCGTTCGTTTACAGAAGCCAAAGAACACGGGCGAGATTTTGCGGCGATCTCACTGGATGCAACAGGTGCGATCGCCTGGGGTAAAACCAGTCAAGTTCTGCTTGCTGCCTATCATGATGGCAATCAAATTGGAGACACCTTGGAATGGCAAAATGAGGAACTCATCGGTTTTGTGTCTTAG
- a CDS encoding Uma2 family endonuclease encodes MVATEILSNSPKISSLEDWMQNPPDSTEWVNGELVEKTGMTLKHSKVQGNLYFYWRSYKDSSGQGGEVYTDVPCRTNKQGRFPDVAYLTPELVTQYGDAKVLPQSFPLSAEIVSPTDLAEDVIAKAQEYLQSGGEEVWLIYPENRWIIVATENSRQIFISGEVVNTQKILLGFSISVDELLA; translated from the coding sequence ATGGTAGCGACTGAAATTCTCTCAAATAGCCCTAAAATCTCCTCTTTAGAAGATTGGATGCAAAACCCCCCAGATAGTACCGAATGGGTCAATGGGGAATTAGTAGAAAAAACTGGCATGACGCTCAAGCATAGTAAAGTACAGGGAAATCTATACTTCTATTGGAGAAGTTATAAAGACTCCAGTGGACAGGGAGGAGAAGTTTATACCGATGTCCCCTGCCGAACTAATAAGCAGGGACGCTTTCCTGATGTTGCCTATCTCACTCCTGAATTAGTCACACAGTACGGCGATGCGAAAGTACTTCCCCAGAGTTTTCCCTTGAGTGCCGAGATTGTTTCACCTACAGATTTGGCTGAAGATGTTATTGCTAAAGCCCAAGAATATTTACAGTCAGGTGGTGAAGAAGTATGGCTAATTTATCCAGAGAATCGATGGATTATTGTGGCGACTGAAAACTCTAGGCAAATCTTTATTTCTGGTGAGGTGGTGAATACCCAGAAAATTTTATTGGGTTTTAGTATTTCAGTAGATGAATTATTAGCTTAA